The bacterium DNA segment AACCATTGTTTCACTTGCTCAACGTTCACGGTTCGTTTCGGATTCAATAGTTCCGGATGCTCAATATCATCTTGGGGTAAGGGACGTGGACCCACTAAACTCATTGTTCCATTCAGCACGTTAAATAATTGCGGAAGTTCGTCTAAACTCCATTTCCGCAAGAAATAACCGAATTTGGTAATTCGGGGGTCATTTTCAATTTTAAATACCGGACCATCAAGTTTACTTAAATGACGCACGTTTTCTTTCATCGCATGAGCATTGGCAACCATAGTTCTGAATTTATAGAAAGTAAAATATTTTCCATCTTTACCCAATCGCTTCTGCTTAAAAATAATCGGACCGGGTGAAGTAAGTTTAATTAAACATCCTATAACCAAAAGAATTGGCGATATAAGCAGGAGTACTATCATGGCAACAACAATATCAAAAATCCGTTTTATCCTTGGATAGGTTTTCTGCCGAATCCGTTCAGTAAAGAAGATAAAAAATCCCCAAACAGCACCAAACAAGAAAACCACTGACCGACTGATGAGATATATTGGTGAAACTAGCCCGACAGCTAGGTCTTTTTGTGCCGTTCTAAACGCAAACGGGAGTGTGGTGGCTAATAAAACTAGAAAGGAAATTAGAGAGGTCATCCCCAACATTTTGTCAAATAAGGTATTTGTGTGAAAATAACGAAGCATTTCATGCGTCAACCAAAGAAACCCGGATACAAGAGTTAGAAAAACTAAAATAATTTGCAATTTTAAAGTTTGCGGTGTATAACTATCCTGTGCCATTTTCCGTGGATGTCTCCGATATGCTAACATTCGCCAATAAGCGCGGGTAAGTTTGAGATAGAGATAAGAGCAGAAGGTTTCCGCATGCTGATGGTAAACTATTGCTGTCGGCTGAAATACCATTTTATAATTCTGCTGCGCGAGTTTATACGATAGTTCAACATCTTCATTATTAGCGACAGCAAACTGGGGGTCGAAACCACCAACCGAAAGGAAAATCTCTCTTCTAAATCCTGCAGAATAGGAATCAACGAAATCAATATATTTGAATTTTTTTAATCGTTCGTATCTCTCTTCAAACTCTGCCTGGGCGAACCGTGCGCTGAGTTGTTTTTGCTTGGTTAAATAGATTCCTTTAACCCCAACCACTTCAGAATCGGATTTAAACGGTTTCAGCATCTGTTCAATCCAATCCGCTTCGGGAACGCAATCACTATCGGTAAACAAGATTATCTCGCCAGTCGCGATTTTAGCGCCGAGATTTCGCGCCATAGCCGGACCTTGATTCTCTTCTCGAACATAACGCACCGGAAACTGTTGCGCGATTTCCGGCGTTTTATCAGTAGAACCGTCGTCAACAACAATAACTTCGTATCGGTCTCGTGGAATAGTCTGATTCAGAAGCGCTGTTAAACATTCGCCAATTGTAGTTTCAGCGTTATATGCTGGAACGATGACTGAAATATACATTGTATATCTGAAAACGGGAAATCCGTAATACCCTTGGATCTCGGTTCTTACGTTGTTTTGTTTTTACGGAACGAGCCGAACAATAAATATTTTACAAAGGTACGAAGTGATTTCAATGTCCGTCGAATTTCTTGGGGGTGGATGACCATTTGTTTTAATTTATAGAAAATATATTTCGGGCGTAAATAAAATTGGCGTCGTGCATGATCACAAAATATAACTAACTCTGTCTTGGTTAACCCCGGAAGATTAATGACACAATTATGCAATCCTTCGCAGGTTAGCCATTGCCGATAGTCTTCGGTACTTAAATAACCTTGCGCTTTATACCATTGATATGCTTCGGTTCCAGGGTAAACCATTACCGGATAAAATTGTACGGTATCCGGATTTAACTCTTTAGCATACTCTAGGGTTTGCTGTAACGTTTCTTTGGTTTCCCCGGGGTTCCCTGCCATAAAGCATCCGTGGATAAGGATTCCGACTTTTCGAGCATCAGCCATAAACTGTTTTGCCCGGTCAATCGTTAATCCTTTTCGAATCCGATTCAGAATATCCTGATTTCCGCTTTCAAAACCAACGCAGAGTTGCCGGCATCCACCGCGCTTCAAATGTTGTAAGGTCTCGAAATCAACATCTGCCCGAGCATTTGCAGTCCAGGGAATTCTAAGTTTTTTCTGCTGAATTAAATCTGCTAGTTCCCGACATCGCACGGGATTTGCAGTTAACGTATCGTCTTCAAAAAAGATAGATTTCACTTGTGGAAAAGTTTGCTGGATATATTCCATTTCCGCAACCACATTGTCAATACTTCGATACCGATATTGCCGACCGTTAACCGTCTGTGGATATACGCAAAATATACAATTGTTCGGGCATCCGCGACCGCTAACAATGGTTACCATCGGATATAATGCATTAGGATTAAAGTAATCTTCAATTCGCAAGAACTTTTTATATATCTTACTGACAAAAGGAAGTTTATCCAAATCGTTTATCAACGGCCGTTCAGGCGTATGGAAAATCTTTCCGTTCTGGCGATACGTCAATCCTAAAATTGAATTCAAATTTCG contains these protein-coding regions:
- a CDS encoding B12-binding domain-containing radical SAM protein; this translates as MKIWLLNPPFLKKFSRPQRSPAVTKSGTLYYPLWLAYATGVLAEAGYEVELIDAPAAGLDLPQVLERAKIYQPNLIVLDTSTPSIYNDIAVAEKLKEVVPNTRIALVGTHVTALPEQTLELSEKIDYILRGEYEYTLLDLVRLLDDSSNFELRNLNSILGLTYRQNGKIFHTPERPLINDLDKLPFVSKIYKKFLRIEDYFNPNALYPMVTIVSGRGCPNNCIFCVYPQTVNGRQYRYRSIDNVVAEMEYIQQTFPQVKSIFFEDDTLTANPVRCRELADLIQQKKLRIPWTANARADVDFETLQHLKRGGCRQLCVGFESGNQDILNRIRKGLTIDRAKQFMADARKVGILIHGCFMAGNPGETKETLQQTLEYAKELNPDTVQFYPVMVYPGTEAYQWYKAQGYLSTEDYRQWLTCEGLHNCVINLPGLTKTELVIFCDHARRQFYLRPKYIFYKLKQMVIHPQEIRRTLKSLRTFVKYLLFGSFRKNKTT
- a CDS encoding sugar transferase; this translates as MYISVIVPAYNAETTIGECLTALLNQTIPRDRYEVIVVDDGSTDKTPEIAQQFPVRYVREENQGPAMARNLGAKIATGEIILFTDSDCVPEADWIEQMLKPFKSDSEVVGVKGIYLTKQKQLSARFAQAEFEERYERLKKFKYIDFVDSYSAGFRREIFLSVGGFDPQFAVANNEDVELSYKLAQQNYKMVFQPTAIVYHQHAETFCSYLYLKLTRAYWRMLAYRRHPRKMAQDSYTPQTLKLQIILVFLTLVSGFLWLTHEMLRYFHTNTLFDKMLGMTSLISFLVLLATTLPFAFRTAQKDLAVGLVSPIYLISRSVVFLFGAVWGFFIFFTERIRQKTYPRIKRIFDIVVAMIVLLLISPILLVIGCLIKLTSPGPIIFKQKRLGKDGKYFTFYKFRTMVANAHAMKENVRHLSKLDGPVFKIENDPRITKFGYFLRKWSLDELPQLFNVLNGTMSLVGPRPLPQDDIEHPELLNPKRTVNVEQVKQWLAIRQTVPPGITGLWQVSGRSELPLEGWLKYDVEYVRRKSFLFDLYIIIRTIGVVLLGKGAQ